In the genome of Physeter macrocephalus isolate SW-GA chromosome 20, ASM283717v5, whole genome shotgun sequence, one region contains:
- the VDAC2 gene encoding voltage-dependent anion-selective channel protein 2 → MATYGQTCPRPMCIPPSYADLGKAARDIFNKGFGFGLVKLDVKTKSCSGVEFSTSGSSNTDTGKVTGTLETKYKWCEYGLTFTEKWNTDNTLGTEIAIEDQICQGLKLTFDTTFSPNTGKKSGKIKSSYKRECINLGCDVDFDFAGPAIHGSAVFGYEGWLAGYQMTFDSAKSKLTRNNFAVGYRTGDFQLHTNVNDGTEFGGSIYQKVCEDLDTSVNLAWTSGTNCTRFGIAAKYQLDPTASISAKVNNSSLIGVGYTQTLRPGVKLTLSALVDGKSINAGGHKLGLALELEA, encoded by the exons ATGGCGACCTACGGACAGACCTGCCCGCGGC caatgtgtatTCCTCCATCATATGCTGACCTTGGCAAAGCTGCCAGAGATATATTCAACAAAGGATTTG GTTTTGGGTTGGTGAAACTGGATGTGAAAACAAAGTCATGCAGTGGTGTG GAATTCTCAACATCTGGTTCATCTAATACAGACACTGGTAAAGTTACCGGGACCTTGGAGACCAAATATAAATGGTGTGAGTATGGTCTGACTTTCACAGAAAAGTGGAACACTGATAATACTCTGGGAACAGAAATCGCTATTGAAGACCAG ATTTGTCAAGGTTTGAAACTGACATTTGATACCACCTTTTCACCAAACACGGG aaagaaaagtggTAAAATCAAGTCTTCTTACAAGAGGGAATGTATAAACCTTGGTTGTGATGTTGACTTTGATTTTGCTGGACCGGCAATCCACGGTTCAGCAGTCTTTGGTTATGAGGGCTGGCTTGCTGGGTACCAGATGACCTTTGACAGTGCCAAATCAAAGCTGACAAGGAATAACTTTGCAGTGGGCTACAGGACTGGGGACTTCCAGCTACACACTAATGT CAATGATGGGACAGAATTTGGAGGATCAATTTATCAGAAAGTATGTGAAGATCTTGACACTTCAGTAAACCTTGCTTGGACATCAGGAACCAACTGTACTCGCTTTGGCATTGCAGCTAAATATCAGTTGGATCCCACTGCTTCCATTTCT GCAAAGGTCAACAACTCTAGTTTAATTGGAGTGGGCTACACTCAGACTCTGAGGCCCG GTGTGAAGCTTACACTGTCTGCTCTGGTAGATGGGAAGAGCATTAATGCTGGAGGCCACAAACTTGGGCTTGCCCTGGAGCTGGAGGCTTAA